The Rhodopirellula halodulae genome includes the window GATCTCGGCTATCGCCAATTGGCCGCCCAGCTTTCGCAAGCCTTGCTGGCTTCGCCGGAGCACCCAGCAACAGCGGATCATGACGACATATTGGAGGCTGGCGAAGATTCCAGCCGCAATGCTTTGTTGGACGCGATTGCTCGAAAGAACGCTTTCTTTTTTCATCACTACCGGCCGCAAAACGAGACGTACCTGTTTTTGTTCCGCAAGCACGAACAGGGCAACAACGCGGTGGAAGTCGAGCAATTCAAGCCCATCATTCAGGCCGCGGACGAAGCGATTTGGAAGGCGGCTGGCCGGGCTTCGTCTTCGTGATCTCGCCCCATCGCTGAGTGCATGATTCGACTACAATGGCGGCCTCCCCACATCCCGCCTCTCTTTACGGTTGAATATGCGCCCCATCGTTTCAAACCTTCGTTCGTTTCTATTGATCTTGGTTGGTGCCGTTGCCGTCCAGCACGGTGCCAATGCCGCCGACCAACTGCCGCCGACCCCCGAACGTGATGGCGTCCAGCCTCGCAATGTGGTTTTCATCCTGACCGATGATCACCGTTTTGATGCGATGGGCTGCGCCGGGCACCCGTTCTTGGAAACGCCGAACCTGGATTCCATTGCGGCCAACGGAACGCACATCAAGAACGCGTTTGTCACGACCAGCCTTTGTTCACCCAGTCGTGCATCGATCCTGACCGGTTTGTACACGCACAAACACCGTGTGATCGATAACAACCGTTTGGTCCCCGATGGCACGTTGTTCTTTCCCCAGTACTTGCAACGTGCCGGGTACGACACCGCGTTCGTGGGCAAGTGGCACATGGGCGGCCACCACGACGACCCACGTCCCGGGTTCGATCATTGGGTCAGCTTCCGTGGTCAAGGAAATTACTTGCCACCGGGACCGAAGTACACGCTGAATGTGAACGGCGATCGTGTGAAGCAGAAGGGATACATCACGGACGAGTTGACGGACTACGCCGTTGATTGGTTGAAACAACGCAGTGACGACAAGCCGTTCTTTTTGTATCTGTCGCACAAAGCCGTCCACTCCAACTTCACTCCCGCCGAGCGGCACCAAGGTCGCTACGCCGAAGAAGACCTGAGCTTCTTGCCCACGGGGAAAGAGTTATCGGCGGAGAAGAACACGCCTCGCTGGGTCCGTGACCAAAAAAATAGCTGGCACGGAATCGATTTCTCTTATCACAGCGACAAAGGTTTGGATTACCTCTATCGTCGTTACTGCGAGTCAGTTTTGGCTGTGGACGACAGCGTCGGACGAGTGTTACAGCAGCTCAAGGATATGGGAATCCACGACGACACGTTGGTCATCTACATGGGCGACAATGGCTTCATGTGGGGCGAACATGGTTTGATCGACAAACGTGTTTCCTACGAAGCCTCCATTCGGGTGCCGATGTTGATGCAGTGCCCCAATTTGTTCGAAGGCGGAAAGCCGATCGAAAACGTGATCGGCAACATTGATGTCGGCCCAACGATTCTGCACGCGGCCGGCCTTCAAACACCGGAGTACATGGATGGTCAAAGCTTCCTCGATCTGCCCAATGACCGCGATGCGGATTGGCGAAAGTATTTCTTGTACGTGTACTACTGGGAAAAAAACTTTCCTCAAACGCCCACGCAGTTCGCCCTTCGTGGCGACCGGTTCAAGTACATCACGTACTACGGGTTGTGGGACACCGACGAGCTTTATGACTTGCAGACGGATCCGGATGAACTGAACAATCTGATCCACGATCCAAACTACAAATCCGTCGCGAAGGAAATGGAAAACCAACTCTATTCGATGCTTGGTGACGAAGGCGGAATGGACATCCCGATGAACCAGCCGCGTGGTGGTTCGAACAACAAGCGTTGGGCGGAACAAGGTGGTGAGGATGCCGCTGACTTTCCAAAGGCATTCGTGGTGGAACAGCCTTTGAATCGCAACGCCAACTGATCTTTGTGGTCCAGATGACAATTTGTTTCAGCGGAGCGACCTTGCTCGCCCGCTGAAATTCAGCACCGTCGCCGTCCGGTTTCTTTAGTGTGTGTCGTAGCCTCGGTTAACACTCAGCGTGCGGCGATTGCCCTTTTCAACTCATGCACGCCCGTTTGGGCATCCCGAAAGCGTCTCTCATGATGAATCGTTACGCTTGCATCACTTTGTTTTTGGCGGTCGTGGCATGGTCTTGCGAGTCTGCATCGGCTGACGTCGCTGGTTCGCGACCGAACATTGTGTTCGTCATGGCGGATGACATGGGATGGGGCCAGCCCGGGTTCAATGGCGGCGATCCCAAACTGACGCCGAACATGGATCGTTTGGCTTCGGAAGGAATGCGGCTGAACGAGTTTTACACCCACAGTGTGTGTGCTCCGACCCGTTCCGCTTTTTTGACGGGGCGTTACGCATTCCGAACGTGGAGCGATTGGCGGTCGGAAGACTTTGGCAAACCCAGTTACCTTGCCAAATTGGGTTTGGAGCTGGCTCACAATGAACGCGGTGAACCCACGCGACGCATTCACGCGTTGGACACGGACGAGCGAACCATTGCCGAAGCACTGCGAGATGCGGGGTACTTCACTTCACTGATTGGAAAGTGGCACCTGGGCGAATGGCTGCCGGAGCACTTGCCGATGGGGCAAGGTTTCCAACATCAATACGGGCACTACGCTTGGGGAATCGACTACTTCACCAAGACCATTGTTCACAACGCGCCTGCCCGTTTCGCGGTCTACGACTGGCACCGCAATCAACGACCGGTCCAGGAAGACGGCTACGCCACGGATTTGTTTGCGGCGGAAGCCGAACGGGTGATCGCGGAACGCAAGAACGATGACCGCCCGTTTTTTATGTATGTGGCCTTCAATGCGGTGCATGGGCCGTTGAACCCGCCGCCGGGATTTCAAGGTGCTGCGGACGATCCGATGGCAATTCGCGAGGCGATGCTGAAACGATTGGACACCGCACTGGGTCGAATTAGCGACGCCATTGATCAACATGGTTTTCGCGACAACACCGTGTTCATCTTCACCAATGACAATGGGCCGGTGCTGGAAGAACTCAGTCAGCCGTTCCGCGGAACTAAAAACACCACTTTCGAGGGTGGTGTGCGTCAGCCGGCGATCATCCGTTGGCCCGGCCATATCGAGCCGGGAACCAGCAAAGATGGTTTGATGTTCATCGCCGATTTCTTCCCGACCTTCGTGACATTGGCGGGTGGCAGCCACACACAACCACGCCCGGTCGACGGAATTGACATGACTTCCATGTTGTTTGAGGGCGGTCAAAGCAAGCGAGAAGAGATCGTCTTCGATGTTTCGGGCAGCGTGCGGATGCCTACCATTCGGCGAGGTGATTTCAAGTTGATGGGCGATGCGCTCTACGACATCGCAAACGATCCGTTCGAGAGATCCGACGTCGCGTCTGAGCATCCTTTGTTGGTCGCGGAGTTGAAGACTCGATTGTCGGAGATCGGCGAGGAGCGACCACCGCTGGGAGACAAACCGCTACTGATGGATCCTCCCCTGCCTTATGTCTACGGATTGGAGGAACAGCAAGACGTCCCAGCGTGGCTGATCCAGGCCGTCGAGAAGGTCCGTGCCACGCAACCCAAGGAGTGGGCGGAAGGAGAGACGCCTTGGCCCAAAGCTCCCATCGGCCCCGACGCCAGCAAAATGACTGGCCTCAAAGACGAGGCCGTGAAGTGATGCGAATTTGGTTTGATTGTCGCTGACGAGCTCGCTTTCGGTGGATCCTGTCGATGGCATTGGAAGTCGCGAAGAGCGACGCGTGTTGGTTCTTTTTTGTAACTTAAATCCTGCGTCCGGAAGGGGCTTTCATGTCACGGATTCTTTATCTGGCAGTCACCTTGTCGACTTGCGTCTTTGCCGTTTCGGCTGCCGCGGAGAACACCGTCAAAATTGACGGGACCTCACACATGGCAGAATTCAGCAGGGCGGTCATTGAATCGGCCGAACGAGCCAACTTCCTTTTGCATTGCGAGAATCAAGAATCTGGCGCGGGGGCCGGGCTCAAGCACTTCGTCATGAAATACACCGACATCAACAAAATGACGAGAGAGCTGAAGGAGCGAGAGCGGAAACAGTGTGAGAACAGCGACTTTCATTTCTTGGAAATTCTTTTGGCGCACAGTCGCGATGAGGCGGAAACATTCAGGCTGTTGGTGAACCGCGAGTCATTGACGAAAGAAAGCGTGAGGATCTTTCTGGGGCACTGTCTATCGGATAGCGTCCAGGCTTTGGCGGACCAGCATGCAAAACGACTGGATGCCGCGGAATTGAGAGAAGCAAGAAATCGATTTCGAGAGGCGATTTTCAGCACGGTGGCAAACGTCAAGTAACGAACGTTCAAACTCGTTGAGGAAATGAATCCGTGTCTTCGTTGTTGAAAAATGCCTTGGCTTTCGTTGCTGGCGTGGTTTCGGGAAGCGTCGTCAACATGTCGATCATTCTCGTTGGCACGGCATTGATTCCGGTTCCGGACGGAGTCGATATGTCCGATATGGAGCGTTTCTCAGAAAACCTCAGGCTTCTCAAACCGGTCAACTTTTTGACGCCTTTTTTAGCGCATGCGATCGGAACTCTGACGGGTGCCTGGGTGGCTGCAAAACTAGCGGTCAGTGCAAACATGAAGATCGCCTTGGGTATCGGAGCGTTCTTCCTGCTGGGCGGGATCATGATGGTGGCAACGTACGGAGGACCTCTTTGGTTTGCGATCTTGGATCTGCTGGTTGCGTATGTTCCGATGGGATACCTGGGCGGAAAGTTGGCTGGAGCGAAGAAGGTCAGAACCGCCTGAGTCAGCACGCTGTCCACCGGTCCTCGCCGAGTTCTGCGGTTTCGATCGTCCAGCCAGTACAGGAGCACTCAGCTTCGTGGGAGTTCGCAAAGTTCTCCGCCTGTGGGAATTGAGACGTTTTACGATCGAAGGCAACTCGACGCATAACGATGCGGTGTTTACGTCAGCTCTACATCGCACGCACTGACATCAGCGGCGAGGGCTTTGCAGAGCTGCAATCAACATTGTCTAGTTGCAAGGTGGTCGACCAGGTTTGAGTCGATTTCGCTCGAAATGCTTTGTCCGATTGCTGGCCGGTGGTGGGGGGGCGCGTTGTGGCAACCAAGTTTCGAGCTGATCATCAGCAAGCCGATGCATTTGATCTCGAATGCGATTGAGCCCGTTTGTGTTTTCGATATCCATTTTTTCCTTGCCGACTTCGTCGCTATGCTATTGGTTTCTGGATCCACCAACCGAGAGAAAGCATGAGCGGCGCCTCAACCCTCAACGATATTCCGATGCCCTTCCGTGAGCGATACACAGACATCGTTGAAATCGTGGAAGCGTTTTGCCGGGACCACTTGAACGATGAATACTTCGCTGTTTCTCGGGAATTAGCAGCTCACGTTTGCCAAGAAGGCTCGCCGGTGCGTTCGGGGAAAGCTTCTAGCTGGGCGGCAGGAATTTTGTGGGCTGTTGGTCGCGTGAATTTTCTCTCCGACCCGGCTTCTGAGCCTTGCATGACCCAATCGCAATTTGCGAAAGCGATCGGTGTTTCCGTCGCGACCATCAGCGCCAAGTGTCGGGTAATCTGGGACGGGATGGAGCTGATGCAATTGGACCCCAGGTTTTCGATCGCCAGTCAACAAGACTCGAACCCATTGGTTTGGATGGCGGAAGTGAATGGTTTTTTGATGGACCTTCGAACCGCCCCGCGAGAGATACAGGAAGCTGCTTTCGAGCAGGGAGTCATTCCCTACGTTCCCGACGCCCGATCAGACGAGGCATCGGACTGATTGTTGGATGGAGGGCACCAATTTCCGCTTTCAAGCTCCGAGGACGAGCGATCGTGCGATACGATGAAACGCCGATCCAGGAATTGCCTGGAGTCAAAGCTCATGCATTCGTGGATCGGTCGAGGATTGCAGGGAACCCTCAAAGAAAGCAACTTCAATGTCTGTGTGGAAGAATTTACAAGCGTTGTTCGTAGTCACATTTGTGCTTGGATGCACTTCGCGGGAGATGCCTCCTCATCCATTGACACGTCCATTGGTTGAAACGCTTGCTTGCCGGATCGTGGCAAGCGGTGCATACGATGCTGCCTTGGTTGCGGCTGCCCGAGCGGAATCAAGCCGCGTCGTCAGTCAAGCTGGAAAGACCGTTGGTGAATGGGTACCTGTAGCCGACCCGAGCTTGGCTGCTTCCGACATTGACGCACTGCCGGATGCGGTGTTGCGTCAAACTGAGTCAGGTGCAGAAATCCTTGTCGTGTTTTCTGAAGGTGACGTCACCGATGCGGATGTTGCCGCGGTCCACTCTGGTGGTTCCGACCTCGATGGGCAACCGACCATCACGCTCACCCTGACCGATGAGGGCTAAAAAAAGTTTTTCGACTTTTCCGTCAAAAACGCCAGTCGTCATGTGGCGATTATTGTCGGTGACGCGGTCCAGTCGGTGCCTCAGATACAAACGCCGATCAGCGATCAGTTCGTCATCGTTTCTCCGACGCAAGCCGCATCTGACAAACTTGTACTCGCACTGACTTCGCCGCCAACAACGACGGAGTCATCCGATGCGCTCGAGTCACGCAACTGATCGTTTCCAAAGCAGCCGGGGCACCGCAACGAAGTGTGTTCACAAAACGTCGCTTACGGCGCTGAGCAAGCCGCCGACGGTTGCTGAAATCTGCGAGAACCACAGATTCCTTAGGTGGCTTCGATCATCCCCGGCCGATAAGCCATGAGCAAAAGCGAGGATCGATTGCCACTCAAGCAAAGAAGAGCACACCCGGCAGGATTCGAACCTGCAACCCTCGGTTCCGAAGACCGATGCGCTATCCAATTGTGCCACGGGTGCGTTTGAAAGATGGGTGGCTCGCTGGAGAGCTTGCCACGACCTGCGACAGTATGCCGAACATCGCCGGGTGTGACAAGCCGGACAGGATGACTTTCATTTGCTATTCTCTGCCGTCCTGCAGTGAATTGCATCGCTGCGAAACAAGTGATTTGGATGGATCTTCGGTGGCGTTGAATTTGAGGCAAGATGTGAGTCGATCGAGACGCGAAAAGATGGGCTGGACACTGGGATCGCTCTTGCTGGGGTGGATGTTCGCTTGGTCTCCACTGTCGGCTTCCGCAGCAGGGTCGACGAAGTACGCACGTAGCGATAGCGACAAGCCGTTTTTGCATCACATCGATTTGTATGATCGCAACAACCGAAAGATCACCGCGGATTCGACGGAGCCCTATTCGGTTGAGAAGACCTGCGGACGTTGCCACGATCTGGAGACGATCGCCCACGGATGGCACTTCAACGCTTTTGCGAGCGAGCTGGAACGCCAGCGATTGAAGGCGGAAGCGGGGAACGAAGCGGAGTCGTCCGAGGTTGCCAAGCAGTCCGGGGAAAATCCTGACTCAGCGAAAGAATCAATCGCATCTGATCACGCAGTCGAGCACGACGCATCGCTGTATGACGGGCGGCCTGGCGAGCCTTGGATTTGGACGGACGCACGCACTGGGACTCAATTGCCGCTTTCTTATCGAGATTGGAAGGGACGATTCAATCCATCCGAAATTGGAATCAGCACGCATGAGATGACTCAGCAATTTGGCGCTCGGATTCCAGGTGGCGGTGTGGCGGCGGATTGGGATGCAAAGGCTGAGTCGGAACTGCAGGATAGCGAGCCGACTCGTTGGCCGATCACCGGAACGCTCGAAATCGACTGCATGGCGTGTCATGCGAAGTCGGGCGTTTACGATTTCGAACGGCGGCGTGAAATCATCGAGGATCAAAATTTCGCGTGGGCTCCCACCGCGGCGTTGCGATTGGGGGAGGTGTCCGGTTCCGTTGCGCGGTTGAAAACGGGGACAGATCTCAGCGACGAAAAAGTCCAGGCGAGGTTGCCGAAAGTTGAGTATGACAGCCGCCGATTCTCATTGGACGGCACCGTGTTCTTTGACCTCGTGCGAAAGCCTGAAAACGGCGCGTGTTACCAGTGTCACAGTCAGCGAACCGTTTCCGATTCCGGGATCGACGAGCGTTGGAATCACGATCAAGACGTTCACCTCCGCGCGGGCATGGCGTGCGTGGATTGCCATCGCAATGGAATCGATCACCAAACAGTGCGAGGATTTGAAGGCGAACAACACCCGGCCGGGGCAGCCGTCGCGACGCTCAGTTGCCGAGGTTGTCACATGGGCAATGCCAACGAAGCGGACGATCATGGGGGCTCGCTCTCGTTGACCGAAATCGCTTTCCGAGCCGGTCGTTTGGGTTCGCCGTACCCAAATCACGAAGGATTGCCACCAGTACACTTCGAAAAGTTGAGCTGTACGGCTTGTCACAGTGGTCCCATTCCTGGGGACCAGGCCGTTGGCTTGATGACCTCGCTTTCGCATGGGCTGGGCGAAAAAGGCCATCGCACGGGAGCGGAGCTACCCAGCATTCAAGGGCCCGTGTTCGCGAAGGCGGAAAGCAACGGATTGGTGACACCACACCGCGCGATGTGGCCGGCGTATTGGGGCAAGGTCGTCGATGGGCGAGTGTCACCGTTGCCACCGGAAGAGGTTTACGCCAAAACCCGTCGTGCACTACGTGTCCGAAAGGACTTCATCGAAGAGGTTTCGGCCGAAGGGAAGGAGACGTTTGACGAGAAGGTTTCCGCCGCACTGGAGGCCATCGAGAAAACGATGGAGGTGGAGCAAGCGGTTTACGTTTCAACGGGCGTCGTGTTCGCTCGTGGAGAGCAAGACGGCACGCTTCAGGAAGTTACCGTCGCCAACCCGGAGGCAGTCGAAATGGTTCGTTGGCCGATGGCTCACAATGTTCGCCCGGCGGGTTGGGCTTTGGGAGCCACAGGGTGTTTGGAATGTCATTCCGACGATGGGCTGGTGTTCACTTCGACTGTAGCAGCGAAAGGACCGGCGCCGATCGAGGTTGAGCCTGTGAGCATGGCCGCAATTCAAGGACTGGATGAGGCGACTCGATTGGAATGGAACCAATTGTTCGGTGGACGGAAAATGTTCAAGGTCCTCACAGCGACTTCGCTGATCGTGTTGTTGTTGGCTTTGGTGGGGAGTTGTTTGCCAAGCATGAAGTCGCGGATGGATTAGACGGCGACTCAATGAATGAGTTGTTGCTGAGAAGGAATCTGGTTGGTTGATTGGTTTAATCGGAGTCGTGTTTTGTTGTCTTTGATTCGAAACGTTTCGTTGTTGGTTCTCGCGTTCGCGACGGGAGTGTCTTTCGCGACGGCGTTGCCCACGTTGTGGGGCGGGCACTTGGGAGGCGCGACGTTGCGTTTTCACATGATGGCCAGCGGCGCCGTGGTGACGATGTTGCCAGTCTACGCGGTGGTTCAATTGCTGCAGCGAAACCGGGACGCACAAGGTTCGATGCTGGAGATCAGCGTGTTTCGGGCGCTGCTGGTGATGGGAGTGGCAACGATCGCGACCATGTTCGTTTGTATGTTGCCGATTGCGTCCACGGACACCATGCATGAGTTGGTCGAGCTGCATGGATGGTTCGGTTTTGTGCTGGCGGCGCTGGTAGCTCTCAGCGTTTGGATCGCGGTGAAGATGCGGGCGGAACGGAGTTCCAGCGGCCACGCGGCAACATAAGGAACGGTCTAACAGAATTGTCGGCCGCCACGGCGTGCTGAGACCGAGTCAGTATGTAGGCCGGACCGCAGCGAAGCGAAGTTCCGGCAATCCCCAACGTTGTAGCGGAATGGGCGCGAGCCCTCCGGTGTTGCGTCATCGGCAACTGGTTGCCGGCGCGGCCGTTTTGGATGGGAGTCCCGTGCTTGAACCACGGGCAGGTAGCACCGTTGGCCGGCATCGCTTTGCCTGACAGCAACTCAGCGAGGTTTGGAAATCCAAACGGCCGAGGCTTGGCCTTGAGGCGTGATGTTCAGGTTGATGAAGCTGTCGCCGGCGGGGCGATCGTTGCTGGTCACCGCCGCGATCGGGCAACTTGCATCCAGTTCATTCAGGTTGCGAATCGGGAACAGCTCACTTCCGAGGCATTGCAGGCTGGCAATCATTTCCACCATCCCGCTGCCGGCTCCGATGTTGCCCAAATGGCCTTTGGCTGTGGTCACCGGAGGTTGGGCTTCTGGGAATCCGAACACATCCGCGATGGCGGCGGCTTCGCAGGTGTCGGTGTCAACGTCGGACAAACCGTGTGCATGGATGTGCCCAACGTTCACGGGACCATTGCTTTCGACCGAGCCATTTTCGCGTGCGGATCGAATGACGCCTCGCAGGACGTTTGCAAAGCCGGTGCGAGCGGGTTGGTCACCGGCAGCCGGGCCAACGGCACTGCTACTGCAAGCGATGATTTCGCCGTAGATCGTCGCGCCGCGTTTTTCGGCGTGTTCCAATGATTCGCAAAGCAACGCTCCGGCGCCTTCGCCCACCACGCTGCCATCTCGCGTTGCATCAAACGGGCGAGACATCTGCGTTGGGTCTTCTGTGTCCGATGCCAGGTTCTCTTGCATGGAAGCGTGAAGCGTCCGCAATGTGTGCACGCGTGAACCGGTGGAGCCAACGACCAGGGCATCCGCGTGACCGCGGGAGATGGTCGACACGGCTTCCGACAATGCCGCGCCGGCGGAGGCTTCTCGCAGAGTGATCGAGTTGTTGGGACCGCGGAGGTCGTTGTAAATCGCAATGTGCGAAGCGGGCATGTTGGGCAAGTACTTCAGCAACCACAGTGGATTGACTTTGGGCAACCCGAGATCGCCCCACTTGGTGAAATCAAATTCGCCGTCGGTCGTGCAGGCCGCGATGCCTTCGGCGTATTCTTCCGGCAGCGACATGATGTAGTCACATCCGTACACGACACCGGTTCGGTCGCGATCAAAGTCGTCTGGGTTGTGACCGCCGTGATGCAACGCCAGTTGAGCGGCCGCGACACCCATCTCAATTTCGCGGCACATGACCTTGCTGCCTTTGCGGATGGTCCGCTGCAAGGTTTTCTCAAGCGGTCCGTAGTCGCTGATGTGGCCAGTGAATTGGTTGGCCTCGGCTCCATTGCTGATCGGCAATGCATCCGTTGGGATTTGGGTGAACGGAGCGATGCCGCTCTTGTTTTCACGCAATCCGGTGAGAAGTTCGTCCGGGGTGTTACCGAGCGGGCTGATCACGCCGATGCCGGTGATGACAACGCGTTGGGCGGAAGAAGCTGGCATAGACGAAAATGGATCTGAATGGTTTCACCCGAGCCACGCGGGGCCGGATGCAAATGGAGCGGGTTCGGGGGACTTTGCGGGCCGGCGAAGATAGCAAATCCGGCTCCGGTGCGGGAGTCGGATGTTGCTGGGCCAATCGCGGTCGGACGTGGGTTGGCCTCGTTCGAGGGGGCGATTGCCCGTCGAGCGGTTCAAGACACGGGGATTTCATTCGCTCATGAAATTCACTTCCCTGCCGGTGGTCGCGGAGTAAACGACCGGCGAAGGGCGATCAATAGCGGCCGCGATTGGGGGCGGAAACGCGAGTTCCGATTTGCGGAACCAACGGAGTCGTCGTCAGGTTGTCCGACGCTCGGCCACGAAATTCGACGAACATCAGTGCGTCGGAACGTCCCGCGGTGGTTCCGGTGATCGAGCTGAGATTCAACAGCGGAACCATCGATTGATTCCGTTCGGGGCTGGCAACCACGCCGCAAGAGAGCAGTAGGACCATATCCGATGGCCAGCGAAAACGTTCGTGCAAACGCCAGCTGACAAGTTGTGGGACTTCGATCTTGGTGCGGTGGACTTGGTTGTTTGGCAGCGGCAGGTCCAGTTCGACGGGCACAAATTTGTCGACTTGGTCGATGTCGGCTTTGATCACGCAGTCCAGGGTTCGACCGTCGACGCTGAGCAGCGGGCTGACTTCGATTTGAAAGCCTTCTTGGATTTCGCCGGTTTCCGGTTCGTACGGCGGCCAGTGTGCGGGTGACGGTTTGACGTTCAGGACGTAGTTGCGACCGCGGGTGCTGGCGAGTTTTTCCGTTTGGCCGTTGTTCATGATCAGGTCGACGGCTTGAACTTCACGAACGTCGGTACGCGAACGCAGAGTGTTCATGACCAAA containing:
- a CDS encoding sulfatase family protein, which produces MRPIVSNLRSFLLILVGAVAVQHGANAADQLPPTPERDGVQPRNVVFILTDDHRFDAMGCAGHPFLETPNLDSIAANGTHIKNAFVTTSLCSPSRASILTGLYTHKHRVIDNNRLVPDGTLFFPQYLQRAGYDTAFVGKWHMGGHHDDPRPGFDHWVSFRGQGNYLPPGPKYTLNVNGDRVKQKGYITDELTDYAVDWLKQRSDDKPFFLYLSHKAVHSNFTPAERHQGRYAEEDLSFLPTGKELSAEKNTPRWVRDQKNSWHGIDFSYHSDKGLDYLYRRYCESVLAVDDSVGRVLQQLKDMGIHDDTLVIYMGDNGFMWGEHGLIDKRVSYEASIRVPMLMQCPNLFEGGKPIENVIGNIDVGPTILHAAGLQTPEYMDGQSFLDLPNDRDADWRKYFLYVYYWEKNFPQTPTQFALRGDRFKYITYYGLWDTDELYDLQTDPDELNNLIHDPNYKSVAKEMENQLYSMLGDEGGMDIPMNQPRGGSNNKRWAEQGGEDAADFPKAFVVEQPLNRNAN
- a CDS encoding arylsulfatase B, producing MMNRYACITLFLAVVAWSCESASADVAGSRPNIVFVMADDMGWGQPGFNGGDPKLTPNMDRLASEGMRLNEFYTHSVCAPTRSAFLTGRYAFRTWSDWRSEDFGKPSYLAKLGLELAHNERGEPTRRIHALDTDERTIAEALRDAGYFTSLIGKWHLGEWLPEHLPMGQGFQHQYGHYAWGIDYFTKTIVHNAPARFAVYDWHRNQRPVQEDGYATDLFAAEAERVIAERKNDDRPFFMYVAFNAVHGPLNPPPGFQGAADDPMAIREAMLKRLDTALGRISDAIDQHGFRDNTVFIFTNDNGPVLEELSQPFRGTKNTTFEGGVRQPAIIRWPGHIEPGTSKDGLMFIADFFPTFVTLAGGSHTQPRPVDGIDMTSMLFEGGQSKREEIVFDVSGSVRMPTIRRGDFKLMGDALYDIANDPFERSDVASEHPLLVAELKTRLSEIGEERPPLGDKPLLMDPPLPYVYGLEEQQDVPAWLIQAVEKVRATQPKEWAEGETPWPKAPIGPDASKMTGLKDEAVK
- a CDS encoding DUF6398 domain-containing protein, producing the protein MSGASTLNDIPMPFRERYTDIVEIVEAFCRDHLNDEYFAVSRELAAHVCQEGSPVRSGKASSWAAGILWAVGRVNFLSDPASEPCMTQSQFAKAIGVSVATISAKCRVIWDGMELMQLDPRFSIASQQDSNPLVWMAEVNGFLMDLRTAPREIQEAAFEQGVIPYVPDARSDEASD
- a CDS encoding beta-ketoacyl-[acyl-carrier-protein] synthase family protein, translating into MPASSAQRVVITGIGVISPLGNTPDELLTGLRENKSGIAPFTQIPTDALPISNGAEANQFTGHISDYGPLEKTLQRTIRKGSKVMCREIEMGVAAAQLALHHGGHNPDDFDRDRTGVVYGCDYIMSLPEEYAEGIAACTTDGEFDFTKWGDLGLPKVNPLWLLKYLPNMPASHIAIYNDLRGPNNSITLREASAGAALSEAVSTISRGHADALVVGSTGSRVHTLRTLHASMQENLASDTEDPTQMSRPFDATRDGSVVGEGAGALLCESLEHAEKRGATIYGEIIACSSSAVGPAAGDQPARTGFANVLRGVIRSARENGSVESNGPVNVGHIHAHGLSDVDTDTCEAAAIADVFGFPEAQPPVTTAKGHLGNIGAGSGMVEMIASLQCLGSELFPIRNLNELDASCPIAAVTSNDRPAGDSFINLNITPQGQASAVWISKPR